One Candidatus Poribacteria bacterium genomic window carries:
- a CDS encoding motility protein A (Homolog of MotA, appears to be involved in motility on surfaces and under different ionic conditions. With MotS (a MotB homolog) forms the ion channels that couple flagellar rotation to proton/sodium motive force across the membrane and forms the stator elements of the rotary flagellar machine.), translating to MDIATLIGLILGVGAVVVSIPIAGVSIMAFVDVPSMMIVGGGILAALLINFPLKDVLAILKIVPVMFQAKEYDPIPIINRMIEMTNQGVRRGNAVLEAMAAEIPDSFMRRGIELVASAIPDDQIRYAMETELEFTQQRHTLGESFFMAVAAYGPAYGMIGTLIGLVAMLQGLGGEGGSAVAAISSGMAVALITTFYGSMVANLIGLPFAGKLRTTNEAEYAYRRLIIEGVILVSQGIRESAAPKIMGERLGMYLPPARRAEVQTGTSSAA from the coding sequence ATGGATATCGCGACACTTATAGGGTTGATCCTTGGCGTGGGCGCCGTTGTTGTATCGATCCCTATCGCCGGCGTGTCGATCATGGCGTTCGTGGATGTCCCGTCGATGATGATTGTCGGCGGCGGCATTCTGGCGGCGCTGCTGATCAACTTCCCGCTGAAAGACGTCCTTGCGATACTCAAGATCGTGCCGGTGATGTTCCAGGCGAAGGAGTACGACCCGATTCCGATCATCAACCGGATGATCGAGATGACCAACCAGGGTGTGCGACGCGGCAACGCGGTTCTGGAAGCGATGGCGGCTGAGATACCGGATTCGTTCATGCGCCGGGGTATCGAGCTGGTCGCCAGCGCCATTCCGGACGACCAGATCCGCTACGCGATGGAGACGGAGCTGGAGTTCACGCAGCAACGCCATACCCTGGGCGAATCCTTCTTCATGGCTGTGGCTGCCTACGGACCCGCATACGGGATGATCGGGACGCTCATTGGTCTCGTCGCGATGCTGCAGGGACTGGGAGGCGAAGGCGGCAGCGCCGTCGCAGCGATCTCCAGCGGTATGGCGGTCGCGCTCATCACGACGTTCTATGGCTCCATGGTGGCGAACCTGATCGGGTTGCCGTTCGCCGGCAAGCTACGAACGACGAACGAAGCGGAATACGCCTATAGACGACTCATCATCGAAGGCGTCATCTTGGTGAGCCAGGGCATCCGCGAGAGCGCCGCGCCGAAGATCATGGGCGAACGGCTCGGCATGTACCTGCCGCCGGCGCGGCGCGCAGAAGTCCAGACGGGCACATCCTCTGCGGCGTAG
- a CDS encoding magnesium transporter CorA family protein has translation MSRFCEPSSALDSLIRWERKTRWNARVRAYLTGPAAGETAMMEIYKSVGSELKLLNDIIPGCWVRLDDPNPAEINDLHQKTGIPHDFLTAPLDTDELARTEREDSFTLILLRIPCFRGKEDPVPYNTIPLGIVFDNEIVVTICSVETELVREMTVGSLRNFSTAKRNRFVLRIFLRAATRYLQYLRVINKAVEAAEDRLTEAQRNEEVLQLLKFEKSLTYFMTALRGNDLLMARLQRSQMFQEYPEDEDLLEDAVIEMRQAIAMNEVALGILGHLTEAFSSIISNNLNVVVKFLTGITIILTFPTMIASFYGMNVKLPFEDSQFAFILVSAISVGLILAGLYVFSRKDWL, from the coding sequence ATGAGCCGCTTCTGTGAACCGTCATCGGCTTTGGATTCGTTGATTCGGTGGGAGCGAAAGACGCGATGGAATGCGAGAGTTCGGGCTTATCTTACTGGACCGGCGGCGGGAGAGACCGCGATGATGGAGATTTACAAGAGCGTGGGCTCCGAACTCAAGTTGCTGAACGACATCATCCCCGGTTGTTGGGTTCGGCTGGATGACCCGAACCCGGCGGAGATCAATGACCTACACCAGAAGACCGGTATCCCGCACGACTTCCTCACCGCCCCCCTCGACACCGACGAACTCGCCCGCACGGAACGCGAAGACTCCTTCACGCTGATCCTGCTGCGAATCCCCTGCTTCCGCGGCAAAGAGGACCCGGTTCCCTACAACACGATCCCCCTCGGAATCGTCTTCGACAACGAGATCGTCGTGACCATCTGCTCCGTCGAGACGGAGCTCGTCCGCGAGATGACCGTCGGGTCGCTGCGCAACTTCTCGACGGCGAAGCGGAACCGGTTCGTGCTCCGCATCTTCCTTCGCGCGGCGACGCGATATCTCCAGTATCTCCGGGTCATTAACAAGGCGGTCGAGGCGGCGGAAGACCGACTCACCGAAGCGCAGCGGAACGAGGAGGTTCTTCAGCTCCTCAAGTTCGAGAAGAGCCTGACCTACTTCATGACGGCGCTGCGCGGCAACGACCTACTCATGGCACGGCTCCAGCGCAGCCAGATGTTCCAGGAATATCCCGAAGACGAAGACCTTCTCGAAGACGCCGTCATCGAGATGCGTCAGGCGATCGCGATGAACGAAGTCGCCCTCGGAATCTTGGGTCATCTCACCGAGGCGTTCTCGTCGATCATCTCGAACAATCTGAACGTCGTCGTGAAGTTCCTGACAGGCATCACGATCATCCTGACGTTCCCGACGATGATCGCCAGCTTCTACGGGATGAACGTCAAGCTCCCCTTCGAGGACTCGCAGTTCGCGTTCATCCTGGTTTCCGCCATTTCCGTGGGGCTGATCCTGGCGGGACTCTACGTCTTCTCCCGCAAAGACTGGCTGTAG
- a CDS encoding type II toxin-antitoxin system HicB family antitoxin yields MKRKFTARVWQEDGVYIAQCVELELASQGDTEDDAVGMLRDAIELYLSEPDAGAVPEVTLREVEVDAT; encoded by the coding sequence ATGAAGCGCAAGTTCACCGCGAGGGTGTGGCAAGAGGATGGCGTCTATATCGCGCAGTGCGTCGAGCTGGAGCTCGCGTCGCAAGGCGACACGGAAGATGACGCTGTCGGAATGCTCCGCGACGCCATCGAGCTGTACCTGTCGGAGCCGGATGCCGGCGCAGTCCCGGAGGTGACGCTCCGCGAAGTGGAAGTGGATGCCACCTAA
- a CDS encoding dipeptide epimerase → MAPAVARRGHRPEHVRPLRSRRSCCRPAGSGRNGALGNGSHPLRRRCPTRRAGGIVVKIDHSVYSLRLRQPFRTARSAADAERHVVIVRVDGGVGEAAPTPYYGETVETVRHALERYAPVLADLPPIAPIETASARMRAALGGNTAARAAVECALWDALGRWVNQPLWRLWGLDPTHVPQTSYTIGLDTLDAMQAKAREAEPYAILKVKVGGSNDLDVLRALRDVTDKPIRVDANTAWTAREAVERCEELAPFGVEFVEQPVKAHDLDGLRFVRERSPVPIVADESARTSMDIPRLAGCVDGINIKLAKCGGLIEAMSMIRAARAHSMRVMVGCMIESSVGIASMAQLTPLVDYVDLDGHLLVANDPYEGARCVAGRIALTEASGTGARFRSGT, encoded by the coding sequence ATGGCTCCTGCCGTCGCGCGTCGTGGGCATCGCCCTGAACACGTTCGACCTCTCCGAAGCCGACGCTCATGCTGCCGTCCGGCGGGTTCAGGACGAAACGGAGCTCTCGGCAACGGATCCCATCCGCTTCGGCGTCGATGTCCTACTCGACGCGCTGGAGGCATCGTCGTGAAGATCGATCACTCGGTCTACTCACTGCGGCTCCGACAGCCCTTCCGGACGGCTCGCAGCGCGGCGGACGCCGAACGGCACGTCGTCATCGTGCGCGTCGACGGCGGCGTCGGGGAAGCGGCTCCCACACCCTACTACGGCGAGACCGTCGAGACGGTGCGCCACGCCCTGGAGCGCTACGCTCCGGTTCTGGCGGATCTGCCGCCCATCGCGCCCATCGAGACGGCTTCGGCGCGGATGCGCGCGGCGTTGGGCGGGAACACGGCGGCTCGCGCGGCGGTCGAGTGCGCCCTTTGGGACGCCCTCGGCAGGTGGGTGAACCAGCCGCTGTGGCGACTCTGGGGCTTGGACCCGACCCATGTGCCGCAGACGTCCTACACGATTGGGCTGGACACGCTCGACGCGATGCAGGCGAAGGCGCGCGAAGCGGAGCCCTACGCGATCCTCAAGGTGAAGGTCGGCGGCTCCAACGATCTGGACGTTCTGCGCGCCCTGCGCGACGTGACGGACAAGCCGATCCGGGTCGATGCGAACACGGCTTGGACGGCGCGCGAGGCGGTGGAGCGGTGCGAGGAGCTCGCTCCGTTCGGGGTCGAGTTCGTCGAGCAGCCGGTGAAAGCGCACGACCTCGACGGCTTGCGGTTCGTTCGCGAACGGTCGCCGGTTCCCATCGTCGCGGATGAGAGCGCGCGCACGTCGATGGATATTCCGCGTCTGGCGGGGTGCGTGGACGGGATCAACATCAAGCTCGCCAAGTGCGGCGGGCTCATCGAGGCGATGTCGATGATCCGCGCGGCGCGCGCGCACTCGATGCGCGTCATGGTGGGGTGCATGATCGAATCATCCGTCGGGATCGCGTCGATGGCGCAGTTGACGCCGCTGGTGGACTACGTCGATCTGGACGGTCATTTGCTCGTGGCGAACGATCCGTACGAGGGGGCTCGGTGCGTCGCCGGACGGATCGCCCTCACGGAGGCGTCGGGGACGGGCGCGCGGTTCCGTTCGGGGACGTGA
- a CDS encoding DUF1611 domain-containing protein — protein MIRPFDPTQERMAILAERSFGVLQSKLAAALLRYQRPHIVCVIDSEHAGKDASEIVSVGNGVPVVADLDAAMAMEPTLLTLGITPPGGALPDFWREFIADALSRGLHVMSGLHQFLADDAQFAALARKSGSRIWDVRRPPRDLPIGTQRSREVKARRVLTVGSDCRTGKMITSLELDAGAQRRGWSSAFCATGQNGIMLSGRGIAVDAVVSDFVAGATEEIVLEGAATGADWLFVEGQGSLIHPAYSGVTLGLLHGTLPTDMILCHQPSRSVLARQTVPIPPLTDLVRLYETAAGWLLPSRVVGIALNTFDLSEADAHAAVRRVQDETELSATDPIRFGVDVLLDALEASS, from the coding sequence ATGATCCGCCCGTTCGACCCGACCCAAGAGCGCATGGCGATCCTCGCCGAGCGCTCGTTCGGCGTGCTGCAGTCGAAGCTGGCGGCCGCGCTGCTGCGGTACCAGCGTCCGCACATCGTCTGCGTCATCGACAGCGAGCACGCGGGCAAGGATGCCTCGGAGATCGTCAGCGTGGGCAACGGCGTGCCCGTCGTTGCGGACCTCGACGCCGCGATGGCGATGGAACCGACGCTCCTCACGCTGGGCATCACGCCGCCCGGTGGAGCGCTGCCGGACTTCTGGCGCGAGTTCATCGCCGACGCCTTGTCGCGCGGGCTGCACGTGATGAGCGGACTGCATCAGTTCCTCGCGGATGACGCTCAGTTCGCCGCCTTGGCGCGCAAGTCGGGTTCCCGCATCTGGGATGTCCGCCGTCCGCCGCGCGATCTGCCCATCGGCACGCAGCGCTCACGCGAGGTGAAGGCGCGTCGTGTACTGACGGTCGGTTCCGACTGCCGCACCGGGAAGATGATCACGTCGCTCGAACTGGACGCCGGGGCGCAGCGGCGCGGATGGTCGTCGGCGTTCTGCGCGACGGGTCAGAACGGCATCATGCTTTCGGGCAGAGGGATCGCCGTCGATGCCGTCGTGTCCGACTTCGTCGCCGGAGCGACCGAGGAGATCGTCCTCGAAGGCGCGGCGACTGGCGCGGATTGGCTCTTCGTCGAAGGGCAGGGGTCGTTGATCCATCCGGCGTATTCCGGCGTGACGCTGGGACTCCTGCACGGCACGCTGCCGACCGACATGATCCTGTGCCACCAGCCGTCGCGTTCCGTGCTCGCTCGGCAGACGGTTCCGATCCCGCCTTTGACCGACCTCGTCCGGCTCTACGAGACGGCGGCGGGATGGCTCCTGCCGTCGCGCGTCGTGGGCATCGCCCTGAACACGTTCGACCTCTCCGAAGCCGACGCTCATGCTGCCGTCCGGCGGGTTCAGGACGAAACGGAGCTCTCGGCAACGGATCCCATCCGCTTCGGCGTCGATGTCCTACTCGACGCGCTGGAGGCATCGTCGTGA
- the fliQ gene encoding flagellar biosynthesis protein FliQ, translating to MSLELVTTIVREAFLTAMLVSAPVLGTALVVGLLVSILQAITQIHELTLTFIPKILAITAVLLLLLPWVLQVLVTYTVTVFRDMNLYLDTGIVF from the coding sequence GTGTCGCTGGAGTTAGTGACGACGATCGTGCGCGAGGCGTTTCTGACGGCGATGCTCGTGTCGGCTCCCGTCTTGGGAACCGCTCTGGTCGTCGGGCTGCTCGTCAGCATCCTGCAGGCGATCACCCAGATTCACGAGCTCACACTCACCTTCATCCCGAAGATCCTGGCGATCACCGCCGTTCTGCTCCTCCTCCTTCCGTGGGTTCTCCAGGTGCTGGTGACCTACACGGTCACCGTCTTCCGGGACATGAACCTCTACCTCGACACGGGCATCGTGTTCTAG
- a CDS encoding type II toxin-antitoxin system HicA family toxin: MPPNPVPYRVVRQKLLRTGFAISSQSGSHVKFTKHVDGRKLTVIVPYTRGDVRVGTMRSILKQAEFTWEAFQEL, encoded by the coding sequence ATGCCACCTAATCCGGTTCCGTATCGCGTCGTGCGCCAGAAACTCCTTCGGACAGGCTTTGCCATTTCCAGCCAATCAGGAAGTCATGTCAAGTTCACGAAGCACGTCGATGGGAGGAAGCTGACGGTTATCGTGCCCTACACGCGAGGCGATGTCCGAGTCGGCACGATGCGGAGCATCCTCAAGCAGGCTGAGTTCACCTGGGAAGCGTTCCAGGAGCTGTGA
- the fliO gene encoding flagellar biosynthetic protein FliO has product MTARFQGATFWRFAAWGVVVCSLLLALDVGVVLAQTTTTEPTEFQRRLSEAAGEAPETGTSVTGALLRVIVALVVVLAVVLALAYVLRRISGQAQQNRSTVVSVLARVPIGQTQFLSIVDIAGTVVVLGVTDHTVTALSEIEDPTAADQLRRDAPRMGATGLTSMPSFRQWLRKAGDPDA; this is encoded by the coding sequence ATGACGGCGCGCTTCCAGGGCGCAACGTTCTGGCGATTTGCCGCCTGGGGCGTTGTAGTGTGCAGCCTGTTGCTCGCCCTGGACGTCGGCGTTGTGCTCGCCCAGACCACGACGACAGAGCCGACCGAGTTCCAGCGGCGGCTGAGCGAAGCCGCCGGAGAAGCTCCCGAAACCGGCACGAGCGTCACGGGAGCCCTGCTGCGGGTGATCGTGGCGCTGGTGGTCGTGTTGGCGGTGGTTCTGGCGCTGGCTTACGTGCTGCGTCGCATCTCGGGTCAGGCTCAGCAGAACCGCAGCACGGTCGTCAGCGTTCTCGCTCGCGTTCCCATCGGACAGACCCAGTTCCTCAGCATCGTTGACATCGCGGGCACGGTCGTCGTGCTGGGCGTCACGGACCACACGGTCACGGCGCTGTCCGAGATCGAAGATCCGACCGCCGCCGACCAACTGCGGCGGGATGCCCCGCGCATGGGAGCCACCGGGCTGACGTCGATGCCGTCCTTCCGACAATGGCTCCGCAAAGCAGGCGACCCCGACGCATGA
- a CDS encoding RidA family protein, with the protein MREVISTQKAGAPMGTYSQAIKVGNLVWTAGMGPLESGTLLFAGDIAKQTVKTLENLEETLNAAGTSLAHAVRVGAFIDEIGKWATFNAAYKAFFARFNVAPPARTTIAVGGFPEGMCVEIDVVAVVP; encoded by the coding sequence ATGCGGGAAGTCATCTCGACGCAGAAAGCCGGCGCGCCGATGGGAACCTATTCCCAGGCGATCAAGGTGGGGAACCTCGTCTGGACGGCGGGCATGGGGCCCCTCGAATCGGGGACACTGCTGTTCGCTGGCGATATCGCCAAGCAGACGGTCAAGACGCTGGAGAACCTCGAAGAGACGCTCAACGCGGCGGGGACCTCGCTCGCCCATGCCGTGCGCGTCGGCGCGTTCATCGACGAGATCGGCAAATGGGCGACCTTCAACGCGGCGTACAAGGCGTTCTTCGCGCGGTTCAACGTCGCGCCGCCCGCGCGGACGACGATCGCCGTGGGTGGGTTCCCGGAGGGCATGTGCGTCGAGATCGACGTCGTGGCGGTCGTTCCCTGA
- a CDS encoding type II toxin-antitoxin system RelE/ParE family toxin codes for MYRVSIKPSALDDLKRIPPPARARIQRKIRSLSMNPRPRGVKKLTNEANSYRVRAGDYRVLYEIDDAEGSVRVFVIDHRKAAYR; via the coding sequence ATGTACCGCGTCAGCATCAAGCCCTCGGCTCTTGACGACCTGAAACGGATTCCCCCTCCCGCTCGCGCTCGCATCCAACGGAAGATCCGCTCTCTCTCCATGAATCCGCGTCCTCGTGGCGTGAAGAAGCTGACGAACGAGGCGAACTCGTATCGCGTTCGAGCGGGAGACTATCGGGTTCTCTACGAGATTGACGACGCCGAAGGGAGCGTCCGGGTCTTCGTCATTGACCATCGGAAAGCCGCCTATCGCTGA
- a CDS encoding DUF433 domain-containing protein, whose amino-acid sequence MKRGDLLQRISIHPNVCFGKPCIRGHRIWVSLILDFLASGWTFEQIRSNYPGIEDADILACIAYGAEMSRERYVELPQDRPA is encoded by the coding sequence ATGAAGCGCGGCGACCTGCTGCAGCGCATCTCGATCCATCCGAACGTGTGTTTCGGTAAACCATGCATCAGGGGACACCGTATCTGGGTATCGCTCATTCTCGATTTCTTGGCGAGCGGTTGGACATTCGAGCAGATTCGGTCGAACTATCCGGGAATTGAAGACGCGGATATACTGGCGTGCATCGCCTACGGGGCTGAGATGTCCCGCGAGCGTTATGTCGAGTTGCCACAGGACCGCCCGGCGTGA
- the fliP gene encoding flagellar type III secretion system pore protein FliP (The bacterial flagellar biogenesis protein FliP forms a type III secretion system (T3SS)-type pore required for flagellar assembly.) codes for MRRGFAPGTGGGLRRRRLIRWCATLCVCVVLGLLFSTDAGAQTQRQQAPVSVPSVPTIPDINFRISTGDGEPRNFASNLQILFFLTVLSLAPSILIMMTSFTRIVIVLSFLRQALGTQQMPPNQIMIGLSLFLTMYIMLPTWTDINQNALQPYLKSEITQPVAFQRALVPLRAFMFRQTRERDLALMVRLSQSPNPANESEVGTLVLIPAFIISELKTAFQLAFFVYLPFVVVDLVVASALMSIGVMMLPPLMISLPLKLLLFVLADGWNLLVTSLVTSFR; via the coding sequence ATGCGCCGAGGATTCGCGCCAGGAACGGGCGGCGGGCTCCGGCGACGCCGTCTCATTCGATGGTGCGCGACGTTGTGCGTCTGCGTGGTGCTGGGGCTCCTGTTCTCGACGGACGCCGGAGCTCAGACCCAGCGCCAACAGGCTCCCGTCAGCGTGCCGTCGGTTCCGACCATCCCGGACATCAACTTTCGCATCAGCACGGGGGACGGCGAGCCGCGCAACTTCGCCAGCAACCTCCAGATCCTCTTCTTCCTGACCGTCCTATCGCTGGCTCCCAGCATCCTAATCATGATGACGTCCTTCACGCGGATCGTCATCGTGCTGTCGTTCCTGCGCCAGGCGCTCGGCACGCAGCAGATGCCGCCGAACCAGATCATGATCGGCTTGTCGCTGTTCCTGACGATGTACATCATGCTGCCGACTTGGACGGACATCAACCAGAACGCCTTGCAGCCCTATCTCAAGAGCGAGATCACGCAGCCGGTGGCGTTCCAGCGGGCGTTGGTTCCGCTGCGCGCGTTCATGTTCCGGCAGACGAGAGAACGCGACCTGGCGCTCATGGTGCGCCTGTCGCAGTCGCCCAACCCGGCGAACGAGTCCGAGGTGGGGACGCTCGTTCTCATCCCGGCGTTCATCATCAGCGAGCTCAAGACGGCGTTCCAACTCGCGTTCTTCGTCTATCTCCCGTTCGTCGTGGTCGATCTGGTGGTGGCGTCGGCGCTCATGTCGATCGGCGTGATGATGTTGCCGCCGTTGATGATCTCGCTGCCGCTCAAGCTGCTGCTGTTCGTGCTCGCCGACGGCTGGAACCTGCTGGTGACGTCGCTGGTGACGAGCTTCCGGTGA
- a CDS encoding flagellar motor switch protein FliN, protein MAENNAGSLTENGDSDAGSANIEMVLDIPLSVQVQLGEVRMSLRDVLKLGSGSMIRLNKSDGDAVDLYVNGKLVANGQIVTTPEGTVGVQVTQIATRMERIRSLR, encoded by the coding sequence ATGGCAGAGAACAACGCAGGTTCGTTGACGGAAAACGGCGACTCGGACGCCGGTAGCGCGAACATCGAGATGGTGTTGGACATCCCGCTCTCCGTTCAGGTCCAGCTCGGAGAGGTACGGATGTCGCTCCGTGACGTCCTCAAGCTGGGTTCTGGATCGATGATCCGCCTCAACAAGAGCGACGGCGACGCCGTCGATCTGTACGTCAACGGAAAGCTGGTCGCCAACGGTCAGATCGTCACGACCCCCGAAGGCACGGTCGGCGTTCAGGTGACGCAGATCGCCACGCGAATGGAGCGGATTCGGAGCCTTCGATGA